The segment CGCGGACGATCTCCATCTCGACACCCGGCGGCAGGAGGTTTTGGAAATGAATTTCCACGAGGTTGAGCACGCGTTCCGGTTTCTGGTTCGGGACAAGACGGAACGTGAGTTTTGCCGACGCGCTGGAGGGAAGCACGGTCTTGGTGCCGGCGCCTTGGTAGCCGCTGGTCAGTCCGTTGATTTCCGCGGTCGGACGTATCCCGATGCGCTCGACGCTGCTGAAACCTTCCTCGCCGGAGAGCAGAAGCACTCCCGTCTCGCGCTGGTAATCGGATTCGCTGATCGGCAGCGCGGCGAGCGCCTCGCGCTCGGCCGGATCCGGTTTTGCCACGTCGTCATAAAATCCGCGCACCGCCACGCGCCCTTTCTCGTCGTGCAGTCCCGCAAGCATCCTCACCAGGGCCGTGGCCGGGTTCATGACCGCACCGCCGAAAATTCCGGAATGAAGGTCTGTGATAGGTCCGCGCACGATGATTTCCATGGCCGCGATGCCGCGCAGGCTTTGGGTCAGCGTGGGATGCCCCTCCGCGACCATCCCGGTGTCGGAGATGGCAATGACGTCGCAGCGCAGGTCATTGCGGCGCGCGCGGATGAAATCGTCGAGATTCGTGCTGCCAACTTCCTCTTCGCCTTCGATGAGAAAGATGAGGTTGACGGGCAGGCTGCCTTCTTCGCGCAGAAGATGGATGGCGCCGAGAACATGCGCGAGAATCTGGCCCTTGTTGTCGGTGGCACCTCGGGCAAAGACGCGTTTGTTGCGGATGGCGGGCTCGAAGGGCGGCGAGGTCCACATTTCCAAGGGTTCCTCGGGTTGCACGTCGTAGTGGCCGTAAATCAGCACTGTGGGCTTGCCCGGGGCCTCGGGTCCGCGCGCCAGCACCGCCGGGTGTCCACCCGTTTCTGCGACTTCCGCGCGGAATCCTCCATGCCGCAAAAGCCCGCAGAGCCACTCCGCGCAGGCCCGCATCTGCGGGGCATGGTCAGGCTTGGTGGAAACGCTGCGGAAACGCAGGAAATCGAAGAGCAAGTCCAAGTCGGACTTTCCTTCGAAAGAGGGGTGTGGCCCGGTCGGCTGCATGGGGCGGGCCCTACATATAGTGGGTTGCCGCGCCGCGGGCCACTATTTGTTGTAATGAAGGTTGCCAAGGCTCCGGCGCGCGCTTACATAGTGCTTTTGCGTGCTTTTTCCCCATGTTTCTCAAATCACTCGAACTGGTAGGTTTTAAATCCTTCGTCAACAAGACGCACCTGGAATTTCACGAGGGCATCACTTCGGTGGTCGGCCCCAACGGCTGCGGCAAATCCAACATCCTCGATTCCATCCGCTGGTGCCTCGGCGAGCAATCGGCCAAAGCCCTGCGCGGCGGGGAAATGGCCGACGTGATTTTCAGCGGGACCGACTCGCGCTCACCGGTCGGAATGGCGGAAGTCTCGCTCACGTTCGGCGGTTGCGCGGAGCACCTTGGCACCGAGTGGGAGGAGGTTTGCGTGACGCGGCGCATTTTCCGCGACGGCAAGGGGGAATACCTGCTCAACAAAACCCCGTGCCGTCTGCGCGACATCCACGAACTGTTCATGGACACCGGCATCGGGCGCAGCAGCTACTCGATCATGGAGCAGGGCAAGATCGACCTGATCCTGAGCAGCCGCCCGGAAGACCGCCGCGCGGTGTTCGAGGAAGCCGCGGGCATCACCAAGTTCAAAGCGCAAAAAAAGGAAGCGCTCCGCAAACTCGAATACACCGAGGCCAATCTCGTCCGCGTGAACGACATCATGCGCGAGGTCAAACGCCAGATCGGCTCGCTCCAGCGTCAGGCCGGCAAAGCGCGCCGCTATCAGGCCATTTCCAACGATCTCAAGGTCCTCGAGCTTAATTTTGTCCGACGCCAGCACGACGAGATCGCGGCCTCGCAACGCGGTTTGCACGACACGCTGCGCTCCCTCGAAGTCCGCTGGCATGAAACGGCGACTTCTTTGGAAGAAGGAGAGGCTGCGGTTGCCGGACATCGGGCGCGTCTCACCGAACTCGAGCAGCAAGTTGAATCCTCGCGCCAGTCGATGCAGTCCATCCGCGATCGCATGGTGCAGGCAAGAAGCCGTGCCTCGCACAATGAAGAGACGTGCGAGCAACTTCGCCAGACGATCGCCCGTTGCGGCGAGGAGATGGCCGCCGCCCGCGAACGCCAGCGTATGCAGCGCGAGGAGATGGGGCGGACGGACGAGCAGGTGACTAAGGTCTCGGCCGAGTTGGCCGAGCGCTCCGCCGCCCTCGACGCCCTCCAGGCCCGCCTGCGCGAAAGCGCGGGTCGCCGCGAGTCGTCGCAGCAATCCTTGGAGGCACTGCGTGCCGAGATCAGCAAGGCGGAGAACGAATCGCTCCGTTTGCAGGGCGAGTTGGCCGGACTCGAGGCGCGGCGCGAAGCCACCCAGGCCCGCATTGAATCTCTCGAGAACGAAGGGCGCCAATTGTTCGACGCGCAGTCGGTCGCGAGAAAGCGTCTGGAAGACACCGCAGCCCAAGTCGCGTCCGCAACGGAAGCGCTCCACGCCGCCGAGGCCGCGCTGGACCGCGCGGAAGCCGAGGTCGAGCGCGGCGAACTCGAGCGCCAGCGCGTCGAGCAGGAAACCGCCGCGGCCCAACGGACGCTCGCCCAGATCCAGTCGCGTCTCGAAGTGCTCGAGCAACTCAACCTCGAAGGCGAGGGGGCGGCGCCCGGGGCGCAGGCCGTGTTGCGCGGGTTGGATCGTCCGGACCACTTCAAGCCGTCCGTGCGCGGAATGCTCGGCAGCCTTCTCAGCGTTGAGCCGGGCTTTTTGCCGGCCATCGAGGCCGCTCTCGGAACGCGCGGGGATACCATCGTGTTGACCGACAAGGCATCGGCCCGCGAAATCCTCGAGTCCCTCTACGAGCACAAACTCGGCCGCGCCAGCGTGGTGAGTCCCAACGGGAACCATTTCGCCGCACAAGGCCCCGCACCGGACGGATCGCTCGGCTGGGCGGCTGACCGCGTCCGTTGCGACAGCGAGGATGTGCAACGTTTGGTGCGCGGCGTGTTGAATGGTGTCGCCCTGGCGACGAATCTCGACCATGCAACGGAATTGCGCGGACGGTATCCGGCTGTTGCTTTTGCCACGCAGCACGGGGAGCTGATCGATGCCGCGGGCATTGTGACCGGCGGACGCGCGGGCGAGGGGGCGACATCCGCCCTGCAGCGCCGAGATGAAATCGCCTCGCTCGGGCAGAGGCTGGCGGTGGTCCAAGCAGAATTGGTCAACCACGAGGCCGCCCGTGTGGCCGCGCTTTCGGGACGCGATCGACAAAAGGAAGTGCTCGAAGCCGCGCGGGCCGATATCCGCACCAAGCAAAACGAGCTTGCCGGGCTGCGCGCCAACCACGGCCTTTTGGAAAAGGAATTGCAGGAGGCGGGCAGCCGGTCCTCCGCTTTGCAGCGCGAGCGGGAGCGTGCCACGCAGGATCTCGAAGGGGCGAAGCAGAAGGCACAGGAGCTGTCCGGCCGCATCGCCGAATGCCGTCGGCAGGTCGAGGAAGCAAACGCGAAGTCGGCCGAGGTTATGGAGCAGGCCCGCCGCGAAGCGGGTGAGGTTGAGGCGGCGGCCGAGCAGTTCAACGAGCTGCGCGTGCAGCTGGCCGCAGCCCGTCAACTCGAGGAGAGTCTGCAAGCCCAGCGCGCGCCGATGCTCAGCCGCATCGAGGAGTTGGAAGAAACCGTGCGTCAGCGGGAGCTGGAAAAGTCGTTCGCCGAAGCGCGGGTCCAATCCGTGCAGGAACAAACCGAGGCGCTGGGGCGCGAAGCGGCGAATTTGCAGGCGGAGATCGACACCAAGCAGGGCGATCTTGATGCCTTGCAGAAAGAGCGATCGGGGTTGCAGGCCGAAGTGCAAGTGGCGGACGAGACCTTGCGCCAAAAGCGCCGCGAGCACGCCGAGATGCAGGACCAGAAAGGAAAGCTCGAGGTTCAGGCCGCCGAATTGCGTCTGAAGGTCGAGAACCTCGCGGATGACATCCGGCGCCGCTACCATGTCGAGCTGGGTGAGGTGCCCATGGACAGCTACGCGCTGCACTGCGCCGTTCGTGAGCACCGCAAGCGCCGTAAGGCCCGGCCGTCATCCGCGGAAGCGGACGCCAACAGCGAGGTGGAAGGCGAGGAAGCGCCCGCTGTCGCGGTGGATGCGCCGGTTGTCGAGGAATCCAAGGAAACCTCCCCCGAGGGAATCGAAGCCGAGTTGGACTGGAACGAGATCGAGATGTTCGTGGCCGAGTTGCGCGACAAGCTCGACTCGATGGGCCCGGTCAATATCGATGCCATTCAGGAGTTCGACGACCTGCTCGACCGTCAAAAGTTCCTCGACGAGCAGTTCACCGATCTCACCAACTCGAAGGAAGAGTTGCTCGAGGTGATCAAAAAGATCAACGCCACCACGACCACGCTCTTCGCCGAGACATTCGGTAAAATCCGCGATAATTTCCGCGAAACCTTCCGCGAGCTGTTCGGCGGGGGGAAATCCGACCTCGCGTTGATGAACGAGGAAGATCCGCTCGAGAGCGGCATCGAAATCACCGCCAAGCCCCCGGGCAAGCAGCTCCAGTCCGTTTCCCTCCTGTCCGGCGGCGAACGCACCATGACCGCGGTTGCTCTTCTCTTCGCCATCTACATGGTCAAGCCGAGCCCGTTCTGCATCCTCGACGAAATGGACGCGCCGCTCGACGAATCGAACATCAACCGATTCCTCGCCATGCTCGACCGCTTCGTGAAGCAGAGCCAGTTTCTTGTCATCACCCACAACAAGCGCACCATCGCGCGGGCCGACGTGCTTTATGGCGTGACCATGGAAGAGCAGGGCGTGAGCAAGCTGGTCGGCGTCAAGTTCACGGACTCCACCGGCAAGTTCTCGACCGCCAAGGCGCCGGCGCGCGCCGAGGAATCCGCCGGGGAGTTGGAAGCGGCGGAAGCCTGATCTGCTTGCCGTGATCCTGCCCATGCTCGCGGCGGCCGGCGGCTGGGAGCATGTTGCATGGCGTCTCGGCACGCTCGCCCTCGGTGTCTGGCTGCTCTGGGCCGCAATCCGCGCCTCGGTCGGCATGATGCTCGTGCCGCGCCCGACCTACACCAGACTCTCGCTGGTGGTGGAACTGGTGGCCAAGCGCGTCTTCCGTTCTTTTGCGCGCCGGAGCCGCAATTACTTCGCCCTCGACCGGTTGCTTGCCGCCCAGGGTCCGGCCACGGTGCTTTTCCTTCTTGCGCTCTTTCTCGCGATTTTCGTTCTCGCCTTCGCGCTGGTGTTTTACGGCATCGGGGGCTCGGATTGGCTCGAGGCCTTCGCGCGCGCCGGTTCCGGCATGACGACGCTCGGATTCGAGCCGGCCAAGAAGCCGCTGGCAGTCTTCTTCATGTTCCTTGCGGCATTCATGGGCAGCACCATCATCGCGGTTTTCATCGGTTTCCTCCTCACTCTCTATACTGCCTACACGGCGAGAGAGGCCGGGGTGAGCGAGTTGTCGCTGCTCACCGGCGAACCGGCATGGGGACCGGAAATGGTGGTCCGCACCCAGCGCATCAGCGACCGTCCCGACAGCGTCTCCATCGGCAAGTGGATCTCGTGGATGTGCGCCATGCGCGTGAACCAATACGTCTATCCGTTGCTGAACCACTTCCGGTCGCCGCTGCCGGAGCGTCACTGGGTCACCTCGCTCCTCGCCATTCTTGATGCGGTGTCGATCCGGTTGGCCGCCATCGATCTTCCTTCGGACCCCTCGTTTGTGCGTTTCCTCGCGGAAGGCGCCGACACCATGCATATGTTGCGGCGCGGCGAGAGCGCCCGGCGCGGGTCCGGGGACGATACGGAAGGTGTCACGGCGTGGCGCTTCGAGAGCGAGATTCTATCCACCGATGCACCGGTGTCCGGCGATCCTTGCGTCACACGCGGGGAGTGGGACGAGGCGATGAAGTTCCTCGCCGAAAGCGGTGTTCCGCTCAAGGCTGATCGCGAGACGGCCTGGCGCACCTTTGCCCGTCTCCGTGCGCAATACGCGCCGCCCGCTTGCTTTTTGGCCGGTGTTTTGTTCGCTGTCCCGGCACCTTGGTCGGGATCACGGCCGCCCATGAAGCACTTCACCGTGCGCACCATCTGGCCGCAACTCGCCCGCAAGGCGGGGCTCGGAAAGTGTTGAAGACTTCGCGCGCGGCAGAACCTTAAGGCTCCCGCACTTATTGATTGCCGCTAGAAAGATGGCCATGAAGTTGCTGTCCTTTCTGCTTGTTGTGGCCGCGAGTGTTTGCGCTGCCAAGGCTCAAGGCATGGAAGATGCCATCCATGCGGCATTCGGCGAGGTGGAAGGGGCATTTGTGCTCCGCAACTGTGAGAGCGGAGAAGAGACTGTTTTCAGACAGGAAACAGCCGACACGGCATTCGGTCCTTGTTCGACATTCAAGATCTGGAATTCGCTGATCGGGCTGGAAGTGGGGATAATCACGGGTCCGGACGATCCGTTTTGGAAGTGGGACGGCGAAGAGAGAGGCTTTCCCGGTTGGAACAAGGACCAGACGTGGCGCTCGGCGTTTGCCGTTTCCTGCGTGCCGGCATTCCAGAACTTGGCGCGGAAAATCGGTGCCGGGCGGATGCAGTCATGGCTCGACAAGCTCGGCTACGGAAACCGCGACATGGCGGGCCGTCCGGCCGCGTTCTGGCTGCCGCGCGCGGGCGAAAAGACGGTCATGATCACGCCGCGCGAGCAGGCAGCCATGATCTGCCGTCTGCTGAACGGGAAATTGCCGGTGAAAGCGGGATCGATCGCTGCGCTCACCGACGTGATGAAACTCCAGGTCACGGATCGCGGAACGCTCTACGGAAAGACCGGTAGCGGATTGCGCTCGTCGGGGAACGGTCCCGAAGCCGATGCCGACTTCGATATGGGCTGGCTCGTCGGGTTTGTGGAGAGCGGCGGAAAAAAATACGCCTACGCGTGTCTCGTCCTGGGGCCCGGCTTGGGCGGAAAAGATGCACGCCTGCTCACGGAGTCGGTCTTCAAGGCCTCCGGGCTGCTGTAGATGCCTGTGCTTCTCCTGCCGGAGCGGCGGGAGATCACGCGGGGTTTTCCCAAGCGCGCCCGTCGCGTTCGAGAAGCTTGTCGGCCGCTGCCGGGCCCCACGTTCCGGCTGCGTAGTCCGGGAAATCGCGCGGTGGCAAGGCGCCCCAAACATCGAGGATGGGATTCACGATGCGCCACGATGCATCGACGCTGTCCTCGCGGTGAAAGAGTGTCATGTCGCCGACCATGCAGTCGTGCAAAAGCGTCTCGTATCCGGTGGCGGGGGATTGTTCTCCGAACTCGGAGTAATCGAAATGCAGCGGAATGGTTTCCACCGCGACCGCGGGTCCCGGCCTTTTGGCGCGGATCATGATCGTGATGTTCTCCTCGGGCTGGATGTTGAGGACAAGGGCATTGGGGCCGGCCTCGCTGTTCACTTTCTCGCCGAAAAGCATGAGCGGCGTGCGTTTGAAACGGATGACCACCTGCGTGAGGTGCTTGGCGAGGCGTTTGCCGGTCCGCAGATAGAAGGGCACGTCGGCCCAGCGCCAGTTTTCCACGAACAGCCGCAGTGCCGCGTAGGTCTCGGTGTAGGAATGCGGATCAACGCTGGGCTCCTCACGATAGCCGCACACGGGTTGGCCGTTGACCGTTCCGGGTCCGTATTGTCCGCGCACGGCGTTCTCGAGCACGTCTTCGGGGGTCATCGGACGGATGGCGTCGAGGACTTTGACTTTTTCGTTGCGCACGGCGTCGCCGCGTATGGTTCCGGGCGGTTCCATGGCGATAAGCGAGAGCACGCTGAGCATGTGGTTTTGCAGCATGTCGCGCAGCACGCCGTAGTGATCGAGATAGCCTCCGCGGTTCTCCACGCCGAGCGACTCGGCCACGGTGATCTGCACGCTGTCGACATACCGACGGTTCCAGTTTGGCTCGAAAATCATGTTGGCGAACCGGAAAACCATGATGTTCTGCACCGTTTCTTTGCCGAGATAGTGGTCGATGCGGAAAATCTGGGATTCGGCCAGGCACTTGTGCAGCACGTCGTCGAGCGCACGGGCGGAATCCAGGTCGCGGCCGAAGGGTTTCTCGATGATGACCCGGCGATAGGCGTCGGCGGCCTCGTGCAGCAGGCCCGCCGCGCCGAGCTGCGTCACCACGGTGCCGAAGAGTGTCGGTGTCACCGCAAGGTTGAACACCACATTGCCGCCGGGAATTTTTTGCTCCGCTTGCACGGCAGCGATCTTTTCCTTGAGCCGACCGAATACGGCGCCGTCGTTGAAGTCACCCGAGAGGTAGTAGCACGCCGAGACAAAAGTGTCCCATTCCGCGGCATCGAACGGGCGGGTGCCGAACTCACGGATGTCGGACGACATCTGGTTCCGGAAACTGGCATCGTCGCCCGGCGTGATCGCAACGCCGATGACGGCGAACTGCCGCGGCAGGAGCCCGAGGCAGCGCAGATTGAAAAGGGCGGGAATGAGTTTTCTTTTGGTCAGGTCCCCCGAAGCGCCGAAGATGACGAAGATTCCCGGCGGGCCGGGTTGCGGTCGGTCGGTCTGCGGCGTATCGGACGTTGTCATGACGCGCGGCAGTCTGTCTGCGCGGCGAATGGCGCTCAACCAGAAAACCCCCGCGGTGCTTTGCAAAGGACGGCGCGGGCGTTAGCCTCCTGAGCATGATCCGGCCGTGCCGCGTTTCGCTATGAAGATTATCGACCGTTACGTCGGTCGCGGCGTGGTGGTCACCACGCTCTACGGGCTGTTCGTGCTCAGTCTGGTGCTGGTGCTGGGCAACATCTTCAAGGAACTGCTCGACCTCATGATCAATCGCGAGGTCCCGGCGAAATACCTGTTCCTCTTCATGCTCTACGTTTTGCCTTTTTCGTTCACCTTCACGGTTCCCTGGGGCTTTCTCACTGCGGTGCTGCTCGTTTTCGGACGCATGTCGGCGGACAACGAAATGATCGCCTTGCGCGCTTGCGGCACCAGCCTGCTGCGCGTGTGCATGCCGGTGCTCGGCGTGGCCGTTCTTCTCAGCGCTTTCACCTTTTGGATCAATACCGAGGTCGCTCCGCGGGCCCTCGACGCGATGCGGACATCGATCGTCACCATCGCCCGCAGCAATCCGGAAGCGCTTTTCGTCGCCGATGAGGTCATCGACGAATTCGAGGGAAGAAAGATTTTCATCCGGGGCAAGGAGGGCAACCAGCTCACCGGCATCACGCTCATCGAGCAGACGCCCGGGGCGAGGCCGGGGCGGATCATTTCGGCGGACAACGGGGAGATCGATGTGGACGAGGACAGCGGCGAACTTCTTCTCACCCTGCGCGGCGCGCGCTTCGAGCAGCGCGACGACAAGGCCGAGGACGACTACATGAAGATCCGGCACGGCGTTTCGATCGGCGAGGCGACTTTGGCGATCCAGCTCGAGGATCTGGTCTCGGACTACTGGCTTTCGCGTCCGCTGCGCGCCTACACGCTGACTGAGTTGTGGAATTACATCCCCGCAGCCAAGGCGGACCCGGACAAGAATCTCGCCAGCCGCGTGATGGTGGAGCTGAGCAAACGGATTTCTTTGTCCTTCGCTTGCATCGCCTTCGCCATGGTCGCCATGCCGCTCGGCGTCACGGCGCAGCGCAAGGAAACGTCGGTGGGCTTCGCCATCAGCCTTGCCCTCGCCTTCAGCTATTTCTTTTTCGTCGTGCTCGCCGAGACGTTCCGCGACAACGCCGCGGCCTATCCGTGGCTCGTTCTCTGGGCACCGAACCTGCTGTTCATCGGCCTAGGGACGTGGCTTCTCCTGCGCCTGGACTATCGCTGAGCCGTCAGAACTTGCGGCCTGCGGCGGCGACAAAAGGCGCGAGGCCCGAAACCAGGTCGGCAAAACCGGCGGGATCCAGTTGCTGCTGCCCGTCGCTCAAAGCCTCGGCAGGGTTGGGGTGAACTTCCACGATCACGCCGTCGGCGCCGACGGCCGCCGCGCCGCGGCAGAGGACTTTGACAAGATCGGCGCGTCCGCAGCCCTGGCTGGGATCGACGATCACGGGAAGGTGGGTCTCCTGCTTCGCAATGGCGACGGCGGCGAGATCGAGCGTGTTGCGCGTGTGGGTCTCGAAGGTCCGGATGCCCCGTTCGCAGAGGATGACGTTCGGGTTCCCGTGAGCGAGGAGGTATTCGGCGGCGAGCAGCCATTCCTCGATGCGCATGCTCATCCCGCGTTTGAGCAGCACCGGTTTGCCGCTGCGCGCGCAGGCGATGAGAAGCTGGAAGTTCTGGGCATTGCGCGCGCCGATTTGCAGGATGTCTGCCGTCCCGGCGACAAGGTCCACATCGTGTTCGCCGAGCACCTCGGTGATGATGCGGAGTCCGGTTTCTTTGCGCGCCAGCTCCAGCAGGCGCAGGCCTTCCGGTCCGAGTCCTTGGAACTCGTAGGGGGAGGTGCGAGGTTTGTAGGCGCCGCCGCGGAGAATGGTTGCACCCGCGGCTTTCACCGCGCGCGCGGTGGAGAGAAGTTGCTCCTCGCTTTCCACCGAACACGGCCCCGCCATCACGACGAAATTGTCCCCGCCGATCTTGATTCCGCCGGCGTCCACAACGGTTCTGGCCGGCCGGGCATCGAGACTGGCCAGCTTGTAGCGTTTTTGCACCCGCAGGACCTGCTCCACTTGTGGAAGCGCCGTGAGCGACTCCAGGCTGGCGTGTGTCGTTTCGTCGCCGATGGCGGCGACCACGGTCTGGTATTCGCCCCGGATGGGGTTGGGCGTGTAGCCGAGACTCGAGATTTCCGCGATGACTTGGTCGATCTGCTCGGGGGTGGAATGCGGACGGATGACGACGATCATGTCATTACACCTTAACAGCCTGCGGTGCCTCCGCCGATTTAATTGTGTGCTTTCCGGCGCGAAGTGCGCATATTGAAACGCTTTATGAGTGAAAATGAAGAGGCTGCGGTCAGGGGCCTCGTGGCCGCGAGCGGGTGCGTGCATTCGCCGCAACTGATCGAAGAAATGGTGCTCACGGCTCTGCGCCTGGGCCGCGACAAAGCGTCCGTCGCCGACCTGAAGCTTTTTTCCCGCGCGCTCAAGGAATTGCGCTACGCCGCCAAGGTGTTCCAGCCTTACAACGGACGGCGCAAGGTTGCCGTTTTCGGTTCCGCGCGGTTGAAACCCGAGACCGTGGAATACCAGATGGCCGAGGAAATGGGGCGGCGGCTCGTGGAGCGCGGTTTCATGGTCATCACCGGCGGGGGCGACGGCATCATGGGCGCGGCGCAGAAAGGCGC is part of the Chthoniobacterales bacterium genome and harbors:
- a CDS encoding dipeptidase; the protein is MQPTGPHPSFEGKSDLDLLFDFLRFRSVSTKPDHAPQMRACAEWLCGLLRHGGFRAEVAETGGHPAVLARGPEAPGKPTVLIYGHYDVQPEEPLEMWTSPPFEPAIRNKRVFARGATDNKGQILAHVLGAIHLLREEGSLPVNLIFLIEGEEEVGSTNLDDFIRARRNDLRCDVIAISDTGMVAEGHPTLTQSLRGIAAMEIIVRGPITDLHSGIFGGAVMNPATALVRMLAGLHDEKGRVAVRGFYDDVAKPDPAEREALAALPISESDYQRETGVLLLSGEEGFSSVERIGIRPTAEINGLTSGYQGAGTKTVLPSSASAKLTFRLVPNQKPERVLNLVEIHFQNLLPPGVEMEIVRGHGGLPYLLDLKTPWCAAALRALEQTFGRKPALMREGGSIPIVQTFRELLGSDTLLLGLAAPDCKAHAPDENFPLDNFEAGLRLHQNLLREIAATAG
- the smc gene encoding chromosome segregation protein SMC produces the protein MFLKSLELVGFKSFVNKTHLEFHEGITSVVGPNGCGKSNILDSIRWCLGEQSAKALRGGEMADVIFSGTDSRSPVGMAEVSLTFGGCAEHLGTEWEEVCVTRRIFRDGKGEYLLNKTPCRLRDIHELFMDTGIGRSSYSIMEQGKIDLILSSRPEDRRAVFEEAAGITKFKAQKKEALRKLEYTEANLVRVNDIMREVKRQIGSLQRQAGKARRYQAISNDLKVLELNFVRRQHDEIAASQRGLHDTLRSLEVRWHETATSLEEGEAAVAGHRARLTELEQQVESSRQSMQSIRDRMVQARSRASHNEETCEQLRQTIARCGEEMAAARERQRMQREEMGRTDEQVTKVSAELAERSAALDALQARLRESAGRRESSQQSLEALRAEISKAENESLRLQGELAGLEARREATQARIESLENEGRQLFDAQSVARKRLEDTAAQVASATEALHAAEAALDRAEAEVERGELERQRVEQETAAAQRTLAQIQSRLEVLEQLNLEGEGAAPGAQAVLRGLDRPDHFKPSVRGMLGSLLSVEPGFLPAIEAALGTRGDTIVLTDKASAREILESLYEHKLGRASVVSPNGNHFAAQGPAPDGSLGWAADRVRCDSEDVQRLVRGVLNGVALATNLDHATELRGRYPAVAFATQHGELIDAAGIVTGGRAGEGATSALQRRDEIASLGQRLAVVQAELVNHEAARVAALSGRDRQKEVLEAARADIRTKQNELAGLRANHGLLEKELQEAGSRSSALQRERERATQDLEGAKQKAQELSGRIAECRRQVEEANAKSAEVMEQARREAGEVEAAAEQFNELRVQLAAARQLEESLQAQRAPMLSRIEELEETVRQRELEKSFAEARVQSVQEQTEALGREAANLQAEIDTKQGDLDALQKERSGLQAEVQVADETLRQKRREHAEMQDQKGKLEVQAAELRLKVENLADDIRRRYHVELGEVPMDSYALHCAVREHRKRRKARPSSAEADANSEVEGEEAPAVAVDAPVVEESKETSPEGIEAELDWNEIEMFVAELRDKLDSMGPVNIDAIQEFDDLLDRQKFLDEQFTDLTNSKEELLEVIKKINATTTTLFAETFGKIRDNFRETFRELFGGGKSDLALMNEEDPLESGIEITAKPPGKQLQSVSLLSGGERTMTAVALLFAIYMVKPSPFCILDEMDAPLDESNINRFLAMLDRFVKQSQFLVITHNKRTIARADVLYGVTMEEQGVSKLVGVKFTDSTGKFSTAKAPARAEESAGELEAAEA
- a CDS encoding class D beta-lactamase produces the protein MAMKLLSFLLVVAASVCAAKAQGMEDAIHAAFGEVEGAFVLRNCESGEETVFRQETADTAFGPCSTFKIWNSLIGLEVGIITGPDDPFWKWDGEERGFPGWNKDQTWRSAFAVSCVPAFQNLARKIGAGRMQSWLDKLGYGNRDMAGRPAAFWLPRAGEKTVMITPREQAAMICRLLNGKLPVKAGSIAALTDVMKLQVTDRGTLYGKTGSGLRSSGNGPEADADFDMGWLVGFVESGGKKYAYACLVLGPGLGGKDARLLTESVFKASGLL
- the zwf gene encoding glucose-6-phosphate dehydrogenase; this translates as MTTSDTPQTDRPQPGPPGIFVIFGASGDLTKRKLIPALFNLRCLGLLPRQFAVIGVAITPGDDASFRNQMSSDIREFGTRPFDAAEWDTFVSACYYLSGDFNDGAVFGRLKEKIAAVQAEQKIPGGNVVFNLAVTPTLFGTVVTQLGAAGLLHEAADAYRRVIIEKPFGRDLDSARALDDVLHKCLAESQIFRIDHYLGKETVQNIMVFRFANMIFEPNWNRRYVDSVQITVAESLGVENRGGYLDHYGVLRDMLQNHMLSVLSLIAMEPPGTIRGDAVRNEKVKVLDAIRPMTPEDVLENAVRGQYGPGTVNGQPVCGYREEPSVDPHSYTETYAALRLFVENWRWADVPFYLRTGKRLAKHLTQVVIRFKRTPLMLFGEKVNSEAGPNALVLNIQPEENITIMIRAKRPGPAVAVETIPLHFDYSEFGEQSPATGYETLLHDCMVGDMTLFHREDSVDASWRIVNPILDVWGALPPRDFPDYAAGTWGPAAADKLLERDGRAWENPA
- a CDS encoding YjgP/YjgQ family permease — encoded protein: MPRFAMKIIDRYVGRGVVVTTLYGLFVLSLVLVLGNIFKELLDLMINREVPAKYLFLFMLYVLPFSFTFTVPWGFLTAVLLVFGRMSADNEMIALRACGTSLLRVCMPVLGVAVLLSAFTFWINTEVAPRALDAMRTSIVTIARSNPEALFVADEVIDEFEGRKIFIRGKEGNQLTGITLIEQTPGARPGRIISADNGEIDVDEDSGELLLTLRGARFEQRDDKAEDDYMKIRHGVSIGEATLAIQLEDLVSDYWLSRPLRAYTLTELWNYIPAAKADPDKNLASRVMVELSKRISLSFACIAFAMVAMPLGVTAQRKETSVGFAISLALAFSYFFFVVLAETFRDNAAAYPWLVLWAPNLLFIGLGTWLLLRLDYR
- the aroF gene encoding 3-deoxy-7-phosphoheptulonate synthase, with translation MIVVIRPHSTPEQIDQVIAEISSLGYTPNPIRGEYQTVVAAIGDETTHASLESLTALPQVEQVLRVQKRYKLASLDARPARTVVDAGGIKIGGDNFVVMAGPCSVESEEQLLSTARAVKAAGATILRGGAYKPRTSPYEFQGLGPEGLRLLELARKETGLRIITEVLGEHDVDLVAGTADILQIGARNAQNFQLLIACARSGKPVLLKRGMSMRIEEWLLAAEYLLAHGNPNVILCERGIRTFETHTRNTLDLAAVAIAKQETHLPVIVDPSQGCGRADLVKVLCRGAAAVGADGVIVEVHPNPAEALSDGQQQLDPAGFADLVSGLAPFVAAAGRKF